A genome region from Streptomyces sp. SAI-135 includes the following:
- a CDS encoding ParB/RepB/Spo0J family partition protein, producing MSKADQLGAGRFGGGVRPVSARRQAVAAATGVPTEGIAPPTELPVHRISLNPDNPRTSLGDLTDLAGSLKTHGQKQAITVMNRDAYLKANPGQEADLEPDTTHVVVDGSSRLAAAREGGLATIKVMVSDEQGSTPEELLESALVANIHRQDLEELDEARALQRLLDIHGSQRALAKHLHRSQGWVSQRLALLNLTPELQARIGKEPIDLLRAVGNKPADQQQAALEELKADRARKDEETRARPKAQPTSNAGEATTQTRQESDYGVITRAAEEPGAVGIDEAVNADGSAAAGESSATPELSPELELSPEPEPPSEPAATAEQDLSAGQADSATPSVPAQVVQDSGTAQAADRLPKKFPYDDGHFAAQLLIHKMPPDEFNRMLDQLIKHRDAQQAAT from the coding sequence GTGAGCAAGGCCGACCAGCTCGGCGCAGGCCGTTTCGGCGGGGGAGTGCGTCCGGTCAGTGCGCGGCGCCAAGCAGTCGCCGCTGCCACGGGCGTTCCGACCGAGGGGATCGCCCCACCCACTGAACTCCCCGTGCACCGGATCAGCCTCAATCCGGACAACCCCCGCACCAGCCTCGGAGACTTGACCGACCTTGCGGGCAGCCTGAAAACTCACGGGCAGAAGCAGGCGATCACGGTCATGAACCGTGACGCCTACCTCAAGGCGAATCCGGGGCAAGAGGCCGATCTGGAACCGGACACCACCCACGTCGTAGTGGACGGCAGCAGTCGGCTTGCTGCCGCTCGAGAAGGCGGCCTCGCCACCATCAAGGTGATGGTCAGTGATGAGCAGGGGTCCACTCCCGAAGAGCTTCTTGAGTCCGCCCTTGTGGCCAACATCCACCGGCAGGATCTTGAAGAACTGGATGAGGCGCGTGCTCTCCAGCGCCTCCTCGACATTCATGGCAGTCAGCGAGCTCTCGCCAAGCACCTGCACCGCTCACAGGGATGGGTCTCACAGCGGCTCGCCTTGCTCAACCTGACTCCTGAACTCCAAGCCCGCATCGGCAAGGAGCCCATCGATCTATTGCGAGCTGTCGGCAACAAGCCTGCTGACCAGCAGCAAGCCGCTCTGGAGGAGCTCAAGGCCGACCGCGCACGGAAAGATGAGGAGACCCGAGCTCGGCCGAAAGCGCAACCGACGTCCAACGCGGGCGAGGCCACCACTCAAACCCGGCAGGAGAGTGATTACGGCGTAATCACTCGCGCCGCGGAGGAACCTGGCGCCGTCGGCATCGACGAGGCAGTGAACGCAGACGGCAGCGCAGCAGCAGGGGAAAGCTCCGCAACACCGGAGCTTTCCCCTGAGCTTGAGCTATCGCCTGAGCCTGAGCCGCCGTCTGAGCCGGCAGCCACTGCAGAGCAGGACCTGTCTGCCGGGCAAGCGGACAGCGCCACGCCGTCCGTTCCCGCGCAGGTTGTACAAGACAGTGGTACTGCGCAAGCGGCAGACCGTCTGCCCAAGAAGTTTCCCTACGACGACGGGCACTTCGCGGCGCAACTACTGATCCACAAGATGCCGCCCGACGAGTTCAACAGGATGCTGGACCAGCTCATCAAGCACAGGGACGCTCAGCAGGCGGCCACCTGA
- a CDS encoding bifunctional DNA primase/polymerase: MASDLQLFQSDSVEPVPPARPVAASLNTARWCARRGWPVHPLAPGRKTPVANCADCRGGSHPPDSCPCVLTGGWCHSFHAATLNQSRIEAWWGQNPGLGVGVSCGSAGLVVIDIDAHEVETPPRDRILPGIPIGDQIDLTGLANGFHTLAVLAALRNQQSPADDASTLRVRTPSGGLHVWYRATGHRRWLSSVGSSPARALAWQVDIRAQGSYIVAPGTTTKQGTYTPVGEPREPAALPLWLAQELARTGHLPAPTIPAPRPVPPRAQQAVLAASGGSDRAQRVLNAVLAPVEACGQVHEGAGFSDVLNRAAFTLGGLIAAGRLSQEQAEQALKDTAIAARPGQQSRIEQIIRSGLAAGLTKPLDTLGRRP, encoded by the coding sequence ATGGCTTCTGATCTGCAGCTTTTTCAAAGCGACTCAGTAGAGCCCGTGCCCCCTGCCCGTCCAGTAGCTGCGTCTCTGAACACTGCCCGGTGGTGCGCTCGCCGTGGCTGGCCCGTGCATCCCCTTGCTCCTGGCCGCAAGACACCCGTTGCGAACTGCGCCGACTGCCGAGGCGGCTCCCACCCACCGGACAGTTGTCCTTGTGTGCTCACGGGCGGCTGGTGTCATAGTTTTCACGCCGCCACCCTCAACCAGTCCCGCATCGAGGCTTGGTGGGGCCAGAACCCTGGTCTGGGAGTCGGCGTCTCCTGCGGCTCTGCTGGTTTGGTCGTCATCGACATTGACGCCCACGAGGTTGAGACCCCGCCCCGGGACCGGATCCTGCCAGGCATCCCTATCGGTGACCAGATCGATCTCACTGGTCTGGCCAACGGCTTCCATACCCTTGCCGTGCTGGCCGCCCTCCGCAACCAGCAGAGCCCCGCCGATGATGCGAGCACCTTGCGCGTGCGCACCCCTTCCGGCGGGCTTCACGTGTGGTACCGGGCCACGGGCCACCGCCGGTGGTTGTCTTCGGTCGGCTCCAGCCCAGCCCGGGCCCTGGCCTGGCAAGTAGATATCCGCGCTCAAGGCAGCTACATCGTTGCTCCCGGGACCACAACCAAGCAGGGCACCTATACCCCCGTGGGCGAGCCGCGAGAGCCGGCAGCCCTTCCTCTCTGGCTGGCTCAGGAACTCGCCCGTACCGGGCATCTGCCTGCCCCTACAATCCCTGCTCCTCGCCCCGTACCGCCGCGGGCCCAGCAGGCTGTGCTTGCCGCTAGCGGTGGATCAGACCGGGCTCAACGAGTCCTCAACGCAGTGCTCGCACCCGTTGAAGCCTGCGGCCAAGTTCACGAAGGGGCGGGATTCTCCGACGTCCTTAACCGTGCTGCCTTCACCCTCGGGGGCCTTATCGCAGCCGGGCGCCTCTCCCAGGAACAGGCGGAGCAGGCGCTCAAAGACACTGCGATCGCTGCGCGTCCCGGTCAGCAGTCGCGGATCGAACAGATCATTCGAAGTGGTCTTGCCGCAGGTCTCACTAAGCCTCTGGACACCTTGGGGAGGCGCCCATGA
- a CDS encoding chorismate mutase — MSHATAPHDYQERDKPLNLRNRTTQGAATIGLLLATTVLAAPQAMAASKGPSSAPVNSVTSKPLGQLGPLTALVIERLLVSDDVAASKFGTASPIEDPVREAQVLEQVRQQAEAVGVNSQAAVAIFRDQITASKEVQRGLFARWTAHPDEAPTTRPDLSEIRGRLDQLTTALLAELKDTESLRNKPVTCSVQLALAEVSGAALERLDTLHRQALRTATDSVCRPAGLGEQQS; from the coding sequence ATGAGTCACGCAACCGCCCCTCACGACTATCAAGAACGAGACAAACCATTGAATCTGCGAAATCGGACGACTCAGGGCGCGGCAACCATCGGATTGCTCCTCGCCACCACAGTGCTCGCCGCTCCCCAGGCCATGGCAGCAAGTAAGGGCCCGAGCTCCGCACCTGTGAACAGCGTGACGTCCAAGCCGCTTGGTCAGCTCGGCCCCCTGACCGCCCTTGTCATCGAGCGCCTGCTGGTGAGCGACGACGTAGCGGCGTCCAAGTTCGGCACGGCCTCACCCATCGAAGACCCCGTTCGTGAGGCTCAGGTACTCGAGCAGGTTCGGCAGCAGGCCGAGGCTGTCGGAGTGAACTCGCAGGCGGCAGTGGCGATTTTCCGCGACCAGATCACCGCGAGCAAGGAAGTGCAGCGTGGACTGTTCGCCCGCTGGACTGCGCACCCGGACGAAGCACCTACGACGCGGCCCGATCTCAGTGAGATCCGGGGCCGACTCGACCAGCTGACGACGGCCTTGCTCGCGGAACTCAAGGACACGGAGTCCCTGCGCAACAAGCCGGTCACCTGCTCAGTGCAGCTTGCCCTGGCCGAAGTATCAGGGGCAGCGCTGGAGCGCCTGGACACGCTCCACCGTCAGGCGCTCAGGACAGCGACGGACTCGGTGTGCCGACCGGCCGGACTGGGCGAGCAGCAGAGCTGA
- a CDS encoding DUF6009 family protein encodes MSSLISADEISHETEFVWLEDIDQLDYVRQSLDRLPTRKGKPPYHRDGRMVGYAILGPAAKPSRASGTFRRRVFWLLPHDRDSEPDGLYARSAPAEAIDPRTLQPCVKGYKTERSEGGPPSRAMQELGIKLPL; translated from the coding sequence ATGAGCTCCCTGATCAGCGCGGACGAGATCAGCCACGAGACGGAATTCGTGTGGCTGGAGGACATCGACCAGCTCGACTACGTGCGGCAGAGTCTGGATCGCCTGCCCACGCGTAAGGGCAAGCCTCCGTACCACCGTGACGGGCGGATGGTGGGCTATGCCATCCTGGGGCCGGCTGCCAAGCCCTCACGGGCTTCTGGCACATTCCGGCGCCGTGTCTTCTGGCTGCTGCCCCATGATCGGGACAGTGAGCCTGACGGGCTCTACGCGCGCAGCGCTCCTGCGGAAGCTATCGACCCTCGTACCCTCCAGCCCTGCGTGAAGGGCTACAAGACGGAACGGTCGGAAGGTGGCCCGCCCTCCCGCGCCATGCAGGAGCTGGGCATAAAGCTGCCCCTCTAG
- a CDS encoding phage/plasmid primase, P4 family, producing the protein MTSPGHETLFEFDAEAVATQIRNQTATVPLPSQAATERPTGEATARGLLPDTLTDRGNAKLFVKLYANDYRHVPKIGWYRWDTTRWQIDEDDSVVWAAGDLAENIATHDPRGLFTTTALQQHRRRALSTAGMNAMLSQARSAPGMVLKPDRLDADPYALCTPQGIVDLRTGLLTAPDPNKDFHSRSTSVGPRQMPTPRWMRFLTDTFGDDAEGREMISYLQLLLGYSITGDVGAQILPFLWGEGKNGKSVLLDAIMKLLGDYADAAPPGFLMAKPFEGHPTDLAELHGRRVYVCSEIKPGDRFDEARVKHLTGGDRIKARRMRQDPFSFQPTHKLWLLGNHKPEVGTGGFAFWRRMRLIPFERVVSDDRKIDNLADLLVIEEGPGILAWLIDGARRYLGGDRDLTGPERVRIATTAYAETEDHTGRFYEECCQLGPDLRAEQTALYAAYKIWCQNEGAQFISSRAFASRTRELVGLASPKEMILSNQRKYYPGIGLLTDEERGTDA; encoded by the coding sequence ATGACCTCTCCAGGACACGAGACGCTCTTTGAGTTCGATGCCGAAGCCGTCGCTACTCAGATCCGAAACCAGACTGCCACCGTGCCGTTGCCTTCCCAGGCCGCGACTGAAAGGCCGACTGGCGAGGCAACGGCACGGGGACTGTTGCCCGATACCCTGACGGACCGCGGCAATGCGAAACTCTTTGTGAAGCTTTACGCCAATGACTACCGTCATGTACCCAAGATCGGTTGGTACCGGTGGGACACCACTCGATGGCAGATCGACGAGGATGACTCCGTGGTGTGGGCTGCTGGCGACCTCGCCGAGAACATCGCCACCCACGACCCCCGTGGCTTGTTCACCACGACTGCGCTGCAGCAGCACCGCCGACGCGCCCTGTCCACCGCAGGCATGAACGCCATGTTGTCGCAGGCCCGTTCCGCCCCGGGGATGGTTCTCAAGCCCGATCGTCTCGACGCCGACCCCTATGCCCTGTGCACTCCGCAGGGGATTGTCGACCTCCGTACAGGACTGCTCACTGCTCCCGACCCGAACAAGGACTTTCACTCCCGTTCAACTTCCGTCGGCCCTCGGCAGATGCCGACTCCCAGGTGGATGCGTTTCCTCACTGACACCTTTGGTGACGACGCTGAAGGCCGGGAGATGATCAGCTACCTGCAGCTGCTGTTGGGGTACTCCATCACAGGAGATGTGGGCGCCCAGATCCTTCCCTTCCTCTGGGGTGAAGGAAAAAACGGTAAGTCAGTTCTCCTCGATGCCATCATGAAGTTGCTCGGTGACTACGCGGACGCCGCCCCACCGGGCTTCCTGATGGCCAAGCCCTTCGAAGGCCATCCCACCGACCTTGCGGAACTGCATGGCCGACGCGTCTACGTCTGCTCGGAAATCAAGCCGGGCGACAGGTTCGATGAAGCCCGCGTGAAACATCTGACCGGTGGCGACCGCATCAAGGCCCGCCGCATGAGGCAGGACCCTTTCAGTTTCCAGCCGACCCACAAGCTCTGGCTGCTGGGCAATCACAAGCCTGAAGTAGGCACGGGCGGGTTCGCCTTCTGGCGGCGTATGCGCTTGATCCCCTTTGAGCGTGTTGTGTCCGACGATCGCAAGATCGACAATCTGGCTGATCTTCTCGTCATCGAGGAAGGCCCCGGTATCCTGGCCTGGCTCATCGACGGCGCCCGCCGCTACCTTGGCGGGGATCGTGATCTGACCGGTCCTGAGCGTGTACGCATCGCCACGACTGCATATGCCGAAACCGAAGACCATACAGGTCGCTTCTACGAGGAGTGCTGTCAGTTGGGGCCCGATCTCAGAGCCGAACAGACGGCGCTCTACGCGGCTTACAAGATCTGGTGTCAGAATGAAGGTGCGCAGTTCATCTCTTCGCGCGCGTTCGCCTCCCGTACCCGTGAGCTGGTCGGGCTGGCCTCGCCCAAAGAGATGATCCTGTCCAACCAGCGCAAGTACTACCCGGGCATCGGACTGCTCACCGACGAGGAGAGGGGCACTGACGCATGA
- a CDS encoding ParA family protein: MSSPVTSSDREKVVSKLPGWLRQNLKIRAAQHGIEIQVAVEEGIRDWCNLASTCATIDTAAADSFSTFLPTGQWEQFRQTATDRRVSLIQGLAQSVQLWLDTNPAPNVERPAITRRIIVCNQKGGVGKTAITAGLGEALAEDPNTLYPARVAKALAKAVRASEVHDAEDGLDNDPLDIENLPGLGQRVLLVDFDPQCHLTNQLGGTPAPMGGDSLTNHMAGDPKGDLRDLIISIDDEAFEGRLHLLPACNDAFLLDVRLSAVRAREAALERALAPLEAEYDVIIVDCPPSLGLSMDAAAYYGRRRDSEKPGQSGALIVVQAEDSSADAYELLTTQIDDLRGDLKVDIDYLGIVVNLYDSRRGYIATSSLQGWVDIKDPRVVGLIGDLKEQKEAVRVKKPLLSYAPKSQQAVGMRALAREVS, from the coding sequence ATGAGTTCGCCAGTCACCTCCAGCGACCGTGAAAAGGTCGTCTCCAAGCTGCCGGGATGGCTCCGGCAAAACCTGAAGATCAGAGCGGCCCAGCACGGCATCGAGATCCAAGTCGCCGTGGAGGAAGGCATCAGAGACTGGTGCAACCTGGCCTCCACGTGCGCCACGATCGACACCGCTGCTGCTGACTCGTTCTCCACCTTCCTGCCGACCGGACAGTGGGAGCAGTTCCGGCAAACTGCCACGGACCGACGTGTCTCGCTCATTCAGGGCCTGGCGCAGTCCGTTCAGTTGTGGCTGGACACCAATCCAGCCCCGAATGTCGAACGCCCCGCGATCACCCGCCGCATCATCGTGTGCAATCAGAAGGGTGGCGTCGGCAAGACCGCCATCACTGCTGGCCTGGGCGAGGCGCTCGCGGAGGACCCCAACACCCTTTACCCGGCGCGTGTCGCCAAGGCTCTCGCCAAGGCCGTGCGTGCAAGCGAGGTGCACGACGCCGAGGACGGCCTGGACAACGATCCCCTCGACATCGAGAACCTGCCGGGACTTGGCCAGAGAGTGCTGCTGGTCGACTTCGACCCGCAGTGCCACCTCACCAACCAACTGGGTGGCACTCCTGCACCGATGGGTGGGGACAGCCTCACCAACCACATGGCAGGTGACCCCAAAGGCGACCTGCGCGACCTCATCATCTCTATCGACGATGAAGCATTTGAGGGCCGTCTCCACCTCCTGCCCGCTTGCAATGACGCCTTCTTGCTCGATGTGCGCCTGTCCGCGGTACGAGCCCGGGAAGCCGCTCTTGAGCGGGCACTTGCTCCCCTTGAGGCCGAGTACGACGTCATCATCGTCGACTGCCCCCCCAGCCTTGGCTTGAGCATGGACGCCGCCGCTTACTACGGTCGTCGACGCGACAGCGAGAAGCCCGGCCAGTCCGGAGCTCTCATCGTCGTCCAAGCAGAAGACAGCTCCGCCGACGCCTATGAGTTGCTCACCACGCAGATCGATGATCTGCGCGGTGACCTCAAAGTCGATATCGACTACCTCGGTATCGTCGTCAACCTCTACGACTCTCGTCGTGGATACATCGCCACCTCCTCACTGCAGGGCTGGGTGGACATAAAGGACCCGAGGGTCGTAGGACTCATCGGAGACCTCAAGGAACAGAAGGAAGCCGTCCGGGTGAAGAAGCCCCTGCTGTCGTACGCCCCGAAATCTCAGCAGGCCGTTGGCATGCGCGCACTGGCAAGGGAGGTCTCGTGA
- a CDS encoding ParA family protein yields MLSDTKDFVEPPPNAVMIGTGKGGVGKSTIAAHKAAWHAARGERTLLICVTGQDDDDLGIERFGRGIRPEGPSVLNGQGLFRAIQERTPLVPVREVRPNLDVVPGGEAVGELLALLTARLPVEGIGVVSSLARALAPLADWYDQIVFDSAPEQDSLEQLALAACRWLFVPTRSDDASIRGMRRIARNYKLVRKQLNPQLQVVGACLYGSNPSATQLHSEVRAEIMRELGPSTPMAARVVGYREMPAVNARRKGLTFSEYAALLPTSAKSYDVAAGRAARADVVPQSIQPLAAEMDLLNSEIDELCRKAAA; encoded by the coding sequence GTGCTGAGCGATACGAAGGATTTCGTCGAACCCCCTCCGAACGCCGTCATGATCGGCACCGGCAAGGGTGGAGTGGGCAAGAGCACCATTGCCGCTCACAAAGCTGCTTGGCATGCCGCCCGCGGCGAGCGAACCTTGCTCATCTGTGTCACGGGCCAGGATGACGACGACTTGGGCATCGAGCGGTTCGGGCGAGGCATCCGTCCTGAAGGCCCATCAGTACTGAACGGGCAGGGTCTTTTCCGCGCGATCCAAGAGCGCACCCCCCTGGTGCCCGTGCGTGAAGTCCGCCCCAATCTCGACGTCGTCCCCGGCGGAGAAGCTGTTGGTGAGCTCCTTGCACTGCTGACCGCTCGTCTGCCGGTCGAGGGCATCGGCGTCGTCTCATCACTGGCTCGCGCTCTTGCTCCTCTGGCAGACTGGTATGACCAGATCGTTTTCGACAGTGCCCCTGAGCAGGACAGCCTTGAGCAGCTCGCTTTGGCAGCATGTCGTTGGCTCTTCGTGCCTACACGTTCCGACGACGCATCGATTCGTGGAATGCGGCGTATCGCCCGCAACTACAAGCTTGTACGCAAACAGTTGAACCCTCAGCTCCAAGTTGTCGGTGCTTGCCTTTACGGCTCGAATCCAAGCGCCACTCAACTGCACAGTGAGGTACGTGCCGAGATCATGAGGGAACTCGGGCCCAGTACGCCGATGGCGGCACGGGTAGTCGGGTACCGCGAGATGCCTGCGGTCAACGCCCGGAGGAAGGGCCTGACCTTCAGCGAGTACGCGGCCCTGCTGCCCACCAGTGCGAAAAGCTACGACGTCGCCGCCGGCCGGGCGGCACGTGCGGATGTGGTTCCGCAGTCGATCCAGCCACTGGCCGCCGAGATGGATCTGCTCAACTCCGAGATTGATGAGCTTTGCAGGAAGGCTGCCGCGTGA